The Streptomyces sp. RKND-216 genomic sequence GGCCCGGACGCGGCGGATTCCTGACGGCACCCGGCGGCGCGGTGTCTGCCGGGCCGCTGTCGCGGAGGACGGCTCAGATCGGCGTGTTGTCGAAGGGGGCGGTGAGCTGGCGGAGGAGGTCGGCGAGTTCGCCGCGCTGAGTGTGGGACAGCTCCGCCAGGATCGCCCGCTCCTGGTCCAGCAGGCCGGCCAGGGCGCTGTCCGCGCGGTGGCGGCCGTCGGCGGTCAGGCGCACCAGGACCCCGCGCCGGTCGCTGGGGTCGGGCAGCCGCTCGACGAGGCCCTTCTTGGCGAGCCGGTCGATGCGGTTGGTCATGGTGCCGGACGTGACCAGCGTCTGGGTGAGTAGCTGGCCGGGGGACAGCTGGTAGGGCGTGCCCGCGCGGCGCAGTGCCGTCAGTACGTCAAACTCCCACGGCTCCAGGCCGTGTTCCGCGAACGCGATCCGCCGTGCCCGGTCCAGGTGCCGGGCGAGCCTGCTGACGCGGCTGAGCACCTCCAGCGGTTCCACGTCGAGGTCCGGGCGCTCCCGGCGCCATGCTGAAACCAGTCGGTCGACCTCGTCCTCCATGGAGATCAGTGTAATAGTTCTGTCGACATGAAGTCTCTTGACGTCGAGATAGTTGGGGTGGATGATCGCCTCATGGAGACGCCGGACGCCCAGGAAGCCCGAGCCGCCCCGGACTGGGACCCCGCACAGTACGCCCGCTATGCGGACCACCGCACCCGCCCGCTGCGGGACCTCCTCGCCCGTGTGCCCGACCCTCCGCCGGGGCGCGCCGACGCGCCGCGCGTGGCCGACCTCGGCTGCGGCCCGGGCGCGCCGACCGCTCTCCTCGCAGAGCGGTGGCCCGCCGCGCACATCACCGGCTACGACAGCTCGCCGGCCATGCTGGCGCGGGCGGCGGCCTACGCCGGTCCGACCGCGGGCGGCGGCACGCTCGGCTTCGTCCACGCCGACCTCGCCGACTGGCGCCCCGTCCAGCCGCACGACGTGCTCTTCTCCAACGCCGCCCTCCAGTGGTGGCCGGGCCACCCCGAAGCCCTCCCCGCCTACGTCGACGCCCTCGTCCCCGGCGGCACGCTGGCCTTCCAGGTCCCCGGCAACTTCGACGCCCCCAGTCACGTCCTGCTGCACGAACTGCGCAACACCCCGCGCTGGCGCGACCGCCTCGGCGCTCCCGCACGCACGGACGCGGTCCTGCAGCCCGCCGCATACGCTGCCGCCCTGGCGCCGCTCGGCTGCGACGTCGACGCCTGGGAGACCACCTACGTGCAGATCCTGCACGGCGAGGACGCGGTGCTGGAATGGACGAAGGGCACCGCACTGCGGCCGGTGCTCGGCAGGCTCGCCGACGACCCGCAGGCGTACGACGCCTTCCTCGCCGAGTACGCCGCCGCGCTCCGCGCCGCCTACCCGCCCACCCCGCACGGCACCCTCTTCCCCTTCCGCCGCGTCTTCGTCGTGGCGGTCCGCCGATGACCGGCTTCGCCCTGGACGCACTCGACCACGTGCAGCTCGCCCTGCCGCCGGGCGGCGAGGAGGCGGCACGCGCGTACTACGCCGGCGTCCTCGGTATGACGGAGAAGCCCAAGCCCGCCGCCCTCGCCGCGCGGGGCGGCTGCTGGTTCCGGAGCGGCGCCGTCGAACTGCACCTCGGCGTCGAGCAGGGCTTCCTCCCCGCCCGCACGGCCCACCCCGGCATCCAGATCCGCGGCCTCGATGCCCTCGCCGCGCGACTGACGGCGTACGGCGCCCCGGTGACCTGGGACGACGCGATCCCCGGCCGCCGCCGCTTCCACACCACGGACCCCTTCGGCAACCGCCTCGAATTCCTCGAGGACACCTGACCGCCGAACCTTCGACGCGTCCGCCGAGACCTCGAAAGAGTGACAAGAGCCCCGGAAGCGCTCTCCGGGGCGGGCGCCTCCCATAGCGTTTGTGCTATGGAAGGGGGTACCGTCGAACTCGATCCGGAGGCCGAAGCGTGGCTGGACGGCTGGACGACAAGCGTTGGGCTCAGGCGTTGTTCCACCTGGATCTGCTGGAGAGCGCGGCGTGCACCTGGGCGAGCCGTACACCCGGCAGCTCGACGGGAAGCACCGCGAACTGCGCTTCTACTGCCGCGGTCGGCGGGTGCGTATCACGTACTGGATCGCCCCTCACCGACGCATCGTGATACTCACGGTGTTCCCCAAGGCCCGGATGCGTGAGTTCGCCGGGATCGAGCGGGCGCGGCAGGCGCTCAAGCGCTGCCAGGCTGAGCAGCACACGGCCGAGGAGGAGGTCCGGTGACCGGAGAGACACGACGTGCGGGGCTGGCGAAGGCGCGGCGAACGCGTCCGGTCGCGGCCGAGGTCAGGGATGAGTACGCCGCAACCCGGCTGCGCCACGAGCTCGGATTCGCCGTGCGCACGCGTCGGATCGAACTCGGTCTGTCGCAGGAGGAGGTCGGGCGGCGCGCTCACATGACGCAGTCGGCGGTGGCCCGGTTCGAAGCCGGTGGGACGGTGCCCAGTCTGCCGGTCCTGGACCGGCTGGCCGGGGCGCTGCAACTCGACCTGCGCGTCGAGATGACGCCGCACGCCGCAGGCGCCTGACCCCCGCGCGCCCTCCGCCCGGCGGGCTCCGCCGGGCGGAGGGCGGTCAGGACTTGCGGTGGCCGATGAGGCGGGGTTTCTGCTCCATGCCGTGCAGGCCGTGCCAGGCGAGGTTGACCAGGTGGGCGGCGACCTCGGCCTTCTTCGGCTTGCGGACGTTCAGCCACCACTGCCCGGTGAGCGCCACCATGCCCACCAGTGCCTGCGCGTACAGCGGCGACAGCTTCGGGTCGAAGCCGCGCATCTTGAACTCGCGGCCCAGGATGTCCTCGACCTGTGTGGCGATGTCGCTGATCAGCGAGGCGAAGGTGCCGGTGGACTGCGTGACGGGCGAGTCGCGTACCAGGATGCGGAAGCCGTCGGTGTACTGCTCGATGTAGTCCAGCAGCGCGAACGCCGCCTGCTCCAGCAGCTCCCGCGGGTGGCCGCCGGTCAGCGCGCCCGTCACCATGTCGAGGAGCTGCCGCATCTCGCGGTCCACGACCACCGCGTACAGGCCCTCCTTGCCGCCGAAGTGCTCGTAGACGACAGGCTTGGACACCCCCGCCTTGTGCGCGATCTCCTCCACCGACGTCGCTTCGAACCCGCGCTCGGCGAACAGTGAGCGGCCGATGTCGAGCAACTGCTCCCGGCGCTCCTTGCCCGTCATGCGTCTGCGGGCCCGTCGGGAGGTCGGAGCCGCGCCCGGCTTGGGGGATATGTCCTGCGGGCTGACGTGGTTCGCGCGGTCGTCGGTCGGCACGGACACCATCATGCCGCTTCGGCGGCACGCTCCTGGCGGCGGGAGTCGATTCGGTCCCGCTTGGGCCAGCGCACGTCGTACGCCCAGCCCAGCTTTTCGAACCAGCGGATGATCCGCGCGCTGGAGTCCAACTGCCCGCGCAGCACGCCGTGACGTGCGCACGTCGGGTCGGCGTGGTGCAGGTTGTGCCACGACTCGCCGCACGAGAGGACCGCCAGCCACCACACGTTGCCCGACTTGTCCCGGGACTTGAACGGCCGCTTGCCGACTGCGTGGCAGATCGAGTTGATCGACCACGTGACGTGGTGCAGCAGCGCCACTCGTACGAGTGAACCCCAGAAGAAAGCGGTCAGCGCGCCCTGCCAGGACCACGTGGCCAGGCCCCCGATCAGCGGCGGCAGCAGCAGCGACACCGCCGTCCACAGCACGAACTGCCGCGAGACCGCCCGGATGGCGGGGTCCCTGACCAGGTCCGGGGCGTACTTCTGCTGGGACGTCTGCTCCTCGTCGAACATCCAGCCCACGTGGGCCCACCACAGGCCCTTCATCAGCGCCGGCACGGTCTCGCCGTACCGCCAAGGGGAGTGCGGGTCGCCCTCGGCGTCGGAGAACTTGTGGTGCTTGCGGTGGTCGGCCACCCAGCGCACCAGCGGGCCCTCCACGGCGAGCGAGCCCATCACCGCGAGCGCGATCCGCAGGGGCCGCTTCGCCTTGAACGAGCCGTGCGTGAAGTAGCGGTGGAAACCGATCGTGATGCCGTGGCAGCCGATGTAGTACATGGCCACGAGCAGCCCCAGATCCAGCCAGCTCACGCCCCAGCCCCAGGCCAGCGGGACCGCCGCGAGCAGTGCGAGGAAGGGGAGGACGATGAAGGCCAGCAGGGCGACCTGCTCGATCGACCGCCGCTGCTCGCCGCCCAGCGTGGCGAGCTCGGCGGGCGCGGTGGGGGAAGCCGTTCGGGAGCTCGGATCCTTTTCGAGTACGTTCGGGCCAGGAGTCATGGTGCTGTCCCTCGGGGAGCGGGGGCGGGGGGTCAGAGCGTGCGGGGAGTGGCGGTCCGGGGCCCCGGCGGGGGGACGACGCCGTCTTCACCACACGCCCCAGCAGGCTACGGAACCGTAACCTACGGCGTCGTAAGTATGGCAGCCCTCAGCGACGGGGCAACAGGGCCGGTGTGCCCACTCAGCGTGACCGGCACCCGGACACCTGCCACGGCCCCGGAGGCGGCGGCCTATCCTGTACGGCGTCGGACAGCGCGGTCCGTGACCAGCCGGAAGCACACCGGAAAGCCCATCCGCTTGCCAAGGAGCCCGCACCCGTGAGCAGTGCCGACAGCGATACCGCCGGCGACACCACCAGCCGGCCGGAGGAGACTGACAACCCCGGCAGCCCCGACCGCGCCGACCTCGCCGACCTCGCCGACAACGCCGACAACGCCGACAACACAGCCCTGCGTGCCGACATCCGGCGCCTCGGCGACCTGCTCGGCGAGACCCTCGTACGCCAGGAAGGGGCCGAGCTGCTCGATCTCGTCGAGCGGGTCCGCGCCCTCACCCGCAGTGACGGCGAGGCCGCCGCTGCCCTCCTGGGCCGCACCGACCTGGAGACCGCCACCAAGCTCGTGCGCGCCTTCTCCATCTACTTCCACCTCGCCAACGTCACCGAGCAGGTGCACCGAGGCCGGGAGCTGCGGGTCCGCCGCGCGGCGGAGGGCGGCCTGCTCTCCCGCACCGCCGACATGCTCAAGGACGCCGACGCGGAGCACCTGCGGGAGACCGCCCGCAACCTCGGTGTCCGGCCCGTCTTCACCGCCCACCCCACCGAAGCCGCCCGCCGGTCCGTCCTCACCAAGCTCCGCAAGATCGCCGAACTGCTCGACGCCGACGAGAACGACCGCCGCCGCACCGACCTGCGCCTCGCCGAGAACATCGACCTGGTCTGGCAGACCGACGAGCTGCGCGTCGCCCGCCCCGAGCCCGCCGACGAGGCCCGCAACGCCGTCTACTACCTCGACGAACTGCACTCCGGCGCCGTTGGCGACGTCCTTGAGGACCTGTCCGCAGAACTCGAACGGGCCGGCGCGCCGCTGCCGCCCGGAAGCCGCCCGCTGACCTTCGGCACCTGGATCGGCGGCGACCGCGACGGCAACCCCAACGTCACCCCCCAGGTCACTTGGGACGTGCTGCTGCTCCAGCACGAACACGGCATCACCGACGCCCTGCAGCACGTCGACGAACTCCGCGGTGCGCTCTCCAACTCGGTCCGCAACAGCGGCGCCACCGCCGAACTGCTCGACTCCCTGGAGGCCGACCTCGAACGGCTCCCCGAGATCAGCCCCCGCTACAAGCGGCTCAACGCCGAGGAGCCCTACCGGCTCAAGGCCACCTGCATCCGGCAGAAGCTCCTCAACACCCGCGACCGGCTCGCCGCCGACGCCCCGCACGCCCCCGGCCGCGACTACCTGGGCACCGGCGAACTCCTCGCCGACCTCACCCTGCTCCAGACCTCGCTGCGTGCACACAAGGGCGGCCTCGTCGCCGACGGACACCTCGAACGGCTGCTGCGCACCCTCGCCGCGTTCGGCCTCCAGCTCGCCACCATGGACGTCCGCGAGCACGCAGAAGCCCACCACCACGCACTCGGCCAGCTCTTCGACCGGCTCGGCGAGGAGTCCTGGCGCTACCTCGACATGCCTCGCGACTACCGGCAGAAGCTGCTCGCCAAGGAGCTCCGCTCACGTCGCCCCCTGGCCCCCAGCCCCGCCCCGCTGGACGACGCGGGCGCCCGCACCCTCGGCGTCTTCCAGACCGTCCGCCGCGCCCTGGACACCTTCGGGCCCGAGGTCGTCGAGTCCTACATCCTCTCCATGTGCCAGGGCGCCGACGACGTCTTCGCCGCCGCCGTCCTCGCCCGCGAGGCCGGGCTGATCGACCTGCACGCCGGCTGGGCCCGCATCGGCATCGTCCCGCTGCTGGAGACCACGGACGAGCTGAAGATCGCCGACGAACTGCTCGACGCCCTGCTGTCCGACCCCTCCTACCGGCGGCTCGTCGCCCTGCGGGGCGACCGGCAGGAGGTCATGCTCGGCTATTCCGACTCCTCCAAGTTCGGCGGCATCACCACCTCCCAGTGGGAGATCCACCGCGCACAGCGCCGACTCCGCGACGTCGCACACCGCCACGGTGTGCGCCTCCGCCTCTTCCACGGCCGTGGCGGCACCGTCGGCCGCGGCGGCGGTCCCACCCACGACGCGATCCTCGCCCAGCCCTGGGGCACCCTCGAGGGCGAGATCAAGGTCACCGAACAGGGCGAGGTCATCTCCGACAAGTACCTGGTGCCGTCCCTGGCCCGCGAGAACCTCGAACTGACCGTCGCGGCCACCCTCCAGGCCTCCGCGCTGCACACCGCGCCGCGCCAGTCCGACGAGGCCCTGGCCCGCTGGGACGCCGCCATGGACACCGTCTCCGACGCCGCTCACACCGCGTACCGCGCGCTGGTGCAGGACCCCGACCTGCCCGCGTACTTCTTCGCGTCCACCCCCGTCGACCAGCTCGCCGAACTCCACCTCGGCTCCCGCCCCTCGCGCCGCCCCGACAGCGGCAAGGGACTCGAGGGTCTCCGTGCCATCCCGTGGGTCTTCGGCTGGACGCAGTCCCGGCAGATCGTGCCCGGCTGGTACGGCGTCGGCACCGGCCTGCGCGCCGCCCGGGAGGCCGGCCTCGACGCCGTGCTCGACGAGGCCTACGCGCACTGGCACTTCTTCCGCAACTTCCTCTCCAATGTCGAGATGACGCTCGCCAAGACCGACCTGCGGATCGCCCGCCACTACGTCGACACCCTCGTCCCCGGCGAGCTGCGGCACGTCTTCGCCACCATCGAGGCCGAACACGCCCTCACCGTCACCGAGGTGCTCCGCATCACCGGCGAGGACAAGCTGCTCGACGCCAATCCCGTACTCCGGCAGACCTTCCAGATCCGCGACGCCTACCTCGACCCGATCTCCTACCTCCAGGTCGCCCTGCTGGACCGTCAACGGCAGGCCGCCGAACGGGAGGAGGAGCCCGACCCCGACCTGAGCCGAGCCCTGCTGCTCACCGTCAACGGTGTCGCGGCCGGGCTGCGCAACACTGGTTAACGGGTACCCAACAGGTCCGTACCGAGGCGCCGTTCACCCCCGGGATGGGCGGCGCCTCGCCGTGCGGGCGGACCAGGGACGGGCCCCACCACACCCGCGGCGACGTGCGCGAACCGTTCGAAAGTGGCAACGTGCTGCAACTCCACGGGCCTTGAGAAAGCCCTCGGTGGCAGGGACCTGCCATGCTTAACAGTTCACTAGGGCGGCCTGGGGTGGCAGGGTCCTGTACTGCCGGGACCACACAGGAACCGGTGCGGTAGACCGAACCGCGTGGCGCCCCGAAGGCCGCCGCCCAGGGCCGACCACCCTGAGCGGCGGCCTCCCCCTCACGCTCCGCCCGTCCGGACGCCGACCAACGCCCGGACGGGCGGAGCAACCACACCCCCGTCCCCCTCCCACCCCACGAACCCCCATCCCCCGACACACCTCGCGAACCGCCCTCCGCCGGGGCGTCATGGAGGTAGCTGTGAAAGCTCTGGCACTCACCGGAGTCGGCATAGGTCTGTGCGGCGTCGCCGCGCTCGCCTCACCCCTGGTGACCCTCGTCCTCGCCGGCGGTCGCACCCGCCCGGCCACCACGACCGGCCCGCTCCTCGACGACCTCGTCGCCGCGGCCGAACGCAGCCGAACCGAACGCAGCCGAACCGACGGCGACAGCGCGAGCGGCCAACCCGCACCGCACCGCAGCGGCGGCATCATGCTCCCGCCCGGCACCGCCGGTACGCCCGGCGCGCTGCCCTTCATCCCCGCCCAGCGCACCAGGCGCTGACGGGCGCACACCACACCCCGCCGCGCACACCGCGCCGGCACACCGGTCAGGGCGCCGCTCCACGGGGGAGCGGCGCCCTGACTCATGCCATGGCCTGCCGCGCTCAGCGCCGCCGCGCACGCCCTTCCCGGCGGCGCAGCACGAGATACGTGCCTGCGCCCAGCAGCGACGCCCCGGCCGCCGCCAACGCGCCGGCCGGAACCTCCGAGCCCGTCTCCGCCAGATCCCCGGAACGCTCGTCCGAACCGTTCGGCGTGGGCCCCGCGCCCCCGTCCGCGGCGGGTTCGGTGGCGGTGGGCGTCGAGGTGGTCGCCGAGCCCGAGTCGCCGTCCGCGGTCTCCGCGTCCTCTCCACCCGCGCCCGGCTCCGCCGACGCGGACGGAGACGGAGGAACGGACGCCTGCGGCCCGTCCGCGGTCTCCTCCTCCGGCACACCGTCGCAGTCCACCTCGAACGCCCGGCGGCCGCTGCCCTCGCCGTCGGCCCCCCGCTGGTCCCACACCAGCCGGTAGCGGCCTTCATCCAGCGCCAGATCACCGCTCCGCCCGGAGCCCGCTCCGTCCAGCAGCAGCTCACCCGTCTCGGCCACCGTGCCGGTAGCCCGCTCCACGACCTTCCAGCCGACCTGCTGCCGTCCGTCGAAACCCACCGCGGCCAGGAAGAACGAACAGACCCGACGGTCCTCTCCCGCCAACTGCCGACCCGAGGCGGCGTCGTGCATCCGCACCGTGCCGGAACCGTGCGGGGACGCGAACGCGGCGGGAACCCACAGCAGCGAAGCCGCTGCGGCAACCGTCACCGCGGACGCCGAAGAAAGGGCGCGCATGGGCATACCAACTTCGGGTGAAGAAGAGGGGGCTCGCGAGGGGGATGCGCGAGATACGTGACCGGCACAGCTTCCGGCTCCGCCCGGAGTCCGGTCAAGCGGGAACTGTCCCACTGGTCCGCTTACGTCACCGCTGCACCATTGGCGAGGCATAACGATCCAGTGTCGAGCCCGCCGGCGCCGCCGGTCAACGCCGCCACACCGCCAACACCCCCCGCCGCACGCTCCCCTGACGTGACCTCACGGACAGCCGCGAGGTCACGTCACAACAGCACGAACGCCCCCACCATCACGGCCGCGCCCAGCAGCCCGGCCACCCACCCCGTACGCCGCATCCGCAGCCCGCCCGCCAGTACCAGCGACGCCAGCAGCAGTCCGCCCGCCAACGGCACCCACGCGAACAGCACGCCGGCGGCATCCGTACGCACCGCCTCACCCTCCGCAAGCAGCGCGACCTCCAGCCGCTCACCGCCGCCGTCCGCAACCTGCGCGGCCACCCACACCCCGTCGCGCCGAGCACCCCCGCCCTCCGGCGTGAACACACCCGGGCAGCGATCCTCGCCACACCGCTCGACGACCAGCGTCCCCCGCTCGGCCACGCCCGCACGCATCGCCGGCTGCGCCGAGTCCCACGAGGCCCACGCGCCCGCCACCACCAGCAGCAGCGCCAACAGCGCCATGAAGGTGTTCTTGAGCACCAGCAGGAGCCCGTACGCGCTCTCACCGGCGCGGCGGACGCGGCTGCGTCTCACGGTGCTGTGGGGCATGGCGCGATACTCAGCCATTCCGCCCCCCAGGTCAACCGACTGCCCGAAAGGTGCGCTTATCGAGGAATTGTGCTCACGAATTGTAGGTACTCTGCGCCCGTTCCAGACCATCCGCGATCAACGACTCGACCGAGTCGGCCGCCCGGTCCACGAAATAGTCCAGTTCCTTGCGCTCCGCGGCAGAGAAATCACGCAGAACGAAATCCGCCACCGCCATACGTCCCGGCGGACGCCCCACCCCGAAACGCACCCGGTGATAGTCCGGACCCAGCGACTTCGTGATCGACTTCAGCCCGTTGTGGCCGTTGTCCCCGCCCCCCAGCTTCAACCGCAGGGCGCCATAACCGATGTCCAACTCGTCGTGCACCACGACGATTTGCGCCACGGGCACCTTGAAGAAATCCCGCAGCGCCGTCACCGGCCCACCCGAGACGTTCATGAACGACATCGGCTTCGCCAGCACCACCCGCCGGCTCGACACCCCCGGCGTGCCGACCCGACCCTCGCACACCTCCGCACGCGACCGGTGCGCCTTGAACCGGCCGCCCATCCGCTCCGCGAGCAGATCCGCGACCAGGAAACCCACGTTGTGCCGGTTCCCCGCATACTGCGGACCCGGATTCCCCAGCCCCACGATCAGCCACGGCCCTTCCGGCACGGGACCGCCACCACCGGTGTTCGTCGTCATCGAAGGCCCTCCGCGGCCGTGTAAGAACTCCAGTACGGCGACCGCCGCCCCGTGTGCCCGAGGCACCCGGGACGGCGGCCACCCGACGTCCGGCGAAGCCGCGGACTACTCCGCGGCGGCCTCCGTGGTCTCCGCCTCCGCCGCGGGCTCCTCGCCCTCGGCCTCCTCGTCGGCGGGCTCCTCGATCTGCGGCGCCAGGACCTGGATGACGATGACGTCGTCCTCGACGGCCAGCGAGGTGTTGGCCGGCAGCTTGATGTCCTTGGCCTGCACCGAGTCGCCCGCGGCCAGACCCTCGACCGACACCGTCACCGACTCCGGGATGTGCGTCGCCTCGGCCTCGACCGGCAGCGAGTTCAGGCCGTGCTCCAGCACGTGCTGCCCCGGGGCCAGCTCACCCTCGATGTGGATCGGGACCTCGACGTGGACCTTCTCGCCCTTCTTCACGGTGAGCAGGTCGACGTGCACCAGGAAGCCGCGAATGGCCTCACGCTGCACGGCCTTCGGGATCACCAGCTCCTTCTTGCCCTCGACGTCCAGGTTGATCAGGACGTTCGGGGTCTTCAGGGCCATCATCATGTCGTAGCTGGGCATCTCGACGTGCACCGGCTCGGCCCCGTGACCGTAGATGACGGCGGGGACCTTCTCCTCGCGGCGCAGACGGCGCGCGGCACCCTTGCCGAACTCGCTGCGGATCTTCGCGGAAAGGTTGACGTCAGCCATGACTGCGCTCCTCGTATGGACATTCCGTTGGACAGGGAGTCACCCGGCCCACGACAGGCCTGCTACGAAGAGCGCGTCGATAACGGAGACCCCACCCGCGCGTCCTTGCGACGACACGCGAACGGCCTCCCTCGCCGAGCAACCCCAGGAGTCTACCCGGCGCGGAAGGCCGCACGAAAATCGATCACTCCCGGCCGGAGCCGGGACAGCAGGTCAGGCCTGCTCCTCGAAGAGAGAAGTCACCGAACCGTCCTCGAACACCTCACGCACCGCACGCGCGATCGTCGGCGCCATCGACAGCACCGTGATCTTGTCCAGATCCAGCTCACCCGGCGTCGGCAACGTGTTCGTGAACACGAACTCGCTCACCTTGGAATTCTTCAGCCGGTCCGCCGCCGGGCCCGACAGCACTCCGTGCGTCGCCGTCACCATCACGTCCTCCGCGCCGTTCGCGAACAACGCGTCCGCCGCCGCGCAGATGGTGCCACCGGTGTCGATCATGTCGTCCACCAGCACACAGACCCGGCCCTCGACGCTGCCGACCACCTCGTGCACCGTCACCCGGTTCGCCACATCCGGATCACGCCGCTTGTGCACGATCGCCAGCGGCGCACCCAGCCGGTCCGCCCAACGATCCGCCACCCGCACCCGGCCCGCGTCCGGCGAGACGACCGTCAGCTTCGACCGGTCCACCTTCTCGCCCACGTAATCCGCCAGAATCGGCAGCGCGAACAGATGATCCACCGGACCGTCGAAGAAACCCTGGATCTGATCCGTGTGCAGATCCACCGTGAGAATCCGGTCCGCACCCGCCGACCGCAGAAGATCCGCGATCATTCGCGCCGAAATCGGCTCCCGCCCACGGTGCTTCTTGTCCTGACGCGCATAGCCGTAGAACGGCACGATCACCGTGATGCTCCGCGCCGAAGCCCGCTTCAACGCATCGATCATGATCAACTGTTCCATGATCCATTTGTTGATCGGAGCAGTGTGGCTCTGCATCAGAAAACAGTCCGCCCCCCGAGCGGACTCCTGGAAGCGGACGTAGATCTCACCGTTGGCGAAGTCGAAAGCCTTCGTCGGGACCACGCTGATACCCAGCTGCTGAGCGACCTCCTCCGCAAGCTCGGGGTGAGCGCGGCCGGAGAAGAGCATCAACTTCTTCTCGCCGGTCGTCTTGATCCCGGTCACAGCACAGTCTCCTTGCGTTCCGCTGGGCGTGAGTGCCCCTTAACCGTAAACCCCGCCGACCTGCCCCGCGTACCCCACACCGCACACCGGGGCGCAGCTCACACCCCCTCCGAACCCTCCGAAGATCCATCCTCCACAC encodes the following:
- a CDS encoding 50S ribosomal protein L25/general stress protein Ctc, producing the protein MADVNLSAKIRSEFGKGAARRLRREEKVPAVIYGHGAEPVHVEMPSYDMMMALKTPNVLINLDVEGKKELVIPKAVQREAIRGFLVHVDLLTVKKGEKVHVEVPIHIEGELAPGQHVLEHGLNSLPVEAEATHIPESVTVSVEGLAAGDSVQAKDIKLPANTSLAVEDDVIVIQVLAPQIEEPADEEAEGEEPAAEAETTEAAAE
- a CDS encoding ribose-phosphate diphosphokinase, with product MTGIKTTGEKKLMLFSGRAHPELAEEVAQQLGISVVPTKAFDFANGEIYVRFQESARGADCFLMQSHTAPINKWIMEQLIMIDALKRASARSITVIVPFYGYARQDKKHRGREPISARMIADLLRSAGADRILTVDLHTDQIQGFFDGPVDHLFALPILADYVGEKVDRSKLTVVSPDAGRVRVADRWADRLGAPLAIVHKRRDPDVANRVTVHEVVGSVEGRVCVLVDDMIDTGGTICAAADALFANGAEDVMVTATHGVLSGPAADRLKNSKVSEFVFTNTLPTPGELDLDKITVLSMAPTIARAVREVFEDGSVTSLFEEQA